The nucleotide sequence CGTTTTTAATCGGGTTTTAAGCGCATCATACAAGACCATACGTATCATGTTCACCTCAGACATGGACTCATCAAAAGAAATAATCAGTTCAATTTCCTTTTCACATATCAGTCTACAGAAGTCCACAAAACTGTGTTCTAGAGGAGCTTGTGTGATGATGAATCTTGTCGGCAGCTTGAAACTCTGAAGCAAATCAAAGGATTAGTATTTAATGTATCAAAGCGATTTTATTTAATACGGTTAACAACGTCTAAATTCATATTTTCAGCACAGAAACATCAGACATGAACTTTGCGTCTTTTGTGAAATAAACACATTCAACTCATGTAAACATGGTTGCAGATCGTTGTGGTTTTAAAAAATTTCCCTTTTCCATCATGTTTCATGACTCTATCTACTTTCTTCTAGGTGACCATGGTTAAATATGGTCTTTAAACCATCGTATTTAATCGCTTGTTGTGTTGATGTCATTAACTATATGTACCTATTActtaatatgtgttattttaatatatcatATTAGTTTCCAAGTGCGCATAAGAACATTTATGAATGTCATTTAACACATAATAAACTGGGTAAACTATATGAAATTTGGACGTATAAACAGAGCGGAACTCATAGCATTACTACTGTCATAGGCAGTATGTTACAATAAACCAGTGCACTTgtcaaacatgtttaattataaacgtgTTTAACGCCTTTCAGAGCCACTGTCGACAAATGATTTATCATGATTATTAAGGCCAGGATCAATCACTTTTGATGGTCTTAGGTTTCATTAGATGTATCATAGACCATGtggtttataaaaaaatgatttaatacaATAGTCAACCATGGTTTTATTATGATCTTTAGGCTTTGAAtattcattgaaacttgttaagTTAACTAAACAGCGTCTTTTTTATCTTTTATAATGCCAAACAAATGAATTTGGAAACGTGTGAAGCATATTATACTGATTCGGATAACGATGATGACTGTTAAAGATAATAATGGTGACAGCAACTATAATCACAATTAAATagattttattttcttattttcaacattgATTCATCgccaaacaatacaaaaaagaTATAATCTTATACCATGAAACATAGTCAACTATGTTAATCTTTATACAAATTCCTTTGTAAacgtccataaaaataaaattaatacaagtGAACTAAGAACAAGATAGCTGTTTTTGAGTGAACgtttataaaaatgatttaaacatgtTACATATTGGCATAATTTTATAGTATACAAAACACTGTCTTTGAATATTGGTAGACCAAAATCAAATCATAACAAATCGTAGTCAATCAACGTTTTAACAACATTCGTAATTGCCATATTTGACGAATACTATCATAGTTATTTAAGGGCAAAGATGTATACACTTGAAACTGatgtaattaaaaacaatattgaagcaagtaatatttaatgtacaataCAGTTTGTTTAGCACTTACTGGCATTATCACAGCATTGATGTAATCGGTCGTGTTTGGAATGTGGGATGACAAATACGGGCGATAATTATCAGCTGAAAATGAATTACATGTTACTTTAAGAAGCACACATATCACAGTAAGCCTTATGCACAATGTAAAGCCAGTTTCCCGTTTGTTTAAATGTGAACTGTAATTATGGAACTGCCTTCTACCAACATACTCTTCAACAAACATGCAAAATTTAAACAATTTGTCAATAAACACATTCAATctacattaatacaaaaaaatcaaaaccaCAAGAGCAATCTAGTGTTTATATAAGGCTACGCATTATTCCTCATACCAGCCAAGATGTCCATTGATCTATTTTTTGACTGATTCTCATTGGTCGTTGCAGATGTGTACGTGTTATCGTCTGGAAACAGTGACTCATCGGTGCTTAAATcctgatacatgtacatgtatggaaTCAATATTTGAGATATTTAAGTAATGAAAGGctaacaatacaattattattaatgcGTTTTAGCAATTTCCTTTCTTTTAGTATGcattcattgttttgtttttacatgtttCCAAAGGAACgatcatgtatatgtatatgattTTGTTGTGCAGTTTCGaatttataaattttaagtcATTGTGTCTTACAACTCATGAAAAGTTACCTCGGTGCCCCATTATCAACATGTCTTAATCGAACGCGGGTAATTATTGGATTCCCTTTGATCAAACTTACTAAAAACTGTTCTTTAAGCCCGATATTCTCTCCACTTATCTGCTCGGTTGTCACGGGTTCGGAAGGAAGTACCAACATTTCCAGAATCAGCTTGTAAAGATATCGGTACTGACTCTGGAATGATGGCCAATCTTGACAATTTAGTTTTGTAAACTACTATTGTAACGCTTTTATACTAAATAACGGTGTACAACGAACATCGTCCGCGGTCTTGACGTATGTCTTTTTATACTCCATGCACAAAGATACCGCTTTTATAACTGGGGAAAATAACTGTacaataaaatcatttttatgagTGTTTTCTTTGTAACAAAATAAGGATTTAAACAAGTGTTCAATCTTTAGATATCATGAAACTATTGATCTGCTTGTTACACTTACGGCAGTCTGCACCATGTTGACCCTTTGAGCGCGCAGGTTGGTCACACACTGTGGGATATCAATGTTTCCGGTTTCCTTTCCCTGATCGTAGAGATAGTCCATTGCAATGAAGGTCCCGGTGCGCCCAACACCAGCGCTAACAGCAGAAACAAACATATAACACAATCGTTAATCATTTCAAAACCCAATAAGTTATCAAACCTATCCATGTTTAACCGATGCCAGTTTTCGCATTTATTGTTGTGGTACAGAATTTATGAAATTGCTCAGCATTTGAAGGTAAATGAAGTTTAAGAGTCTTGTTAAATTTAAGTATgctattgaaaatatatattgtgcACGCTTTTGAACAAGATATCTTTGACAATGTTTTTCTGATACCGTGCGTATTTGAATGTCTAACAACTCGCATGTAGAACTGTTGACCTCTAGATCAAAAGAGGTCTTCCTTTCCTCCCAAGTAAATATTATACCCGAATTGTACTAAAACGTTCAAGGAGGGTATAAGGTACACCAGAAGAAACGAAATCACAACCATTTATGTTACGAATATGTATATTATCAAATGTGTTATTATACAAACAACGTCTTAATGTGCAGCAATATAAATGATTCACATCGTACACACTGAACAACAGTCTGAAATAAAGAAAGTGCTACTTCTTATTTTACCTGCAATGTATCAGCCATGGTTGTTTGGGCTCTCTCTTGTGACACCTTATCTTTCTCCAGAATTGAACGAGGCTTGTGCTGCTGGTTGGCACGCTTTTATCGGGCCAAGCAGTGTAGTGAAACTGGGTCACGTTGCGAGAAACATGTGGTTTAACCTGCAATTGATTGCTCTTTTAAAGACTTTTACTACTTCTTCATTTCACATGAGACATTATGCAAATTACTTACGCACTATAACTATTTTAAAGACTTCGAAACAATATTTAATCGATACCAATGTGAATCAAACTGTTATaccaaatatttttcttattaaagaATGTGTCGTAAAACGAAAGTATAATATCGGCATTGCTATATGTTAGATTTGAAAATGGAAAtacaagaataaaaacaaacctTTTCATGCACAGTAATCGTTCGAATTGTATAATCGGAAGAGCATTTTTCTTCTGAAAGTGTGACCGCAAAGTTGCCGTGTATTATCGGTTTGTTTTTGCCCcagtatttcaaacatttcaTCTGAAACTCGCAAGTTTAAATGAACAACGATTTTTAAATAAGAATGCTTAAATTTTCTATATGTAAGTTTTACTACATGTGTGTTATGATGTATGTTGCACTTAATCCAGTTATAATTCAATATTACTTGCTTAATCAACATTTCACACATTTCAAAAGGCCAAATCACTCGCGTAAATTGACATATTTAAGAATTGCTTGTCTATTTGAAActcattatttaattttattttaatgcgcAATACTTGTgtccttttataaaaaaaattgacttgCGTCGGTATTACTTTTTTGTTTGTGTACATAGAGTATTACATTATTATTGTACTTATTGCTCAAAATGACCAATGattgaaaaaataacaaacataacgACATTTATTCCAATTTTCATGTGTTTAACGCCACACTTGACACAGTTTTATGCAAAGAATACTCTAGTACACGTCCCTGACTTAAAATTCATGAAAAGAGATTTGTACACGCACCTTTCCTTCTTCAACCAGTTTCGTAGCCATAACAATAATACAGACATCTTGTTCCCACATCATTCTCCAAAAGTCGCCTACCATTGGATTGACCGGACCTTAAGGCATACTCGTGATAGGAATTATACAAAGCATACTGGCACATTAACATAGCATATCCTTCTTGTCTTATGGTGTAATGATACGTTGTTTTATTGTCCGTtattgtttaggaaatttatcagCCGCGTGACATTTAAATACAAGCGAATTTTTACCCCCGAtaatttttatgttgttttatttttcattgatgCATAAGTTATTTACGCAATCCGTTGACATGAAAATAACATgctttaatacatttataaaaactgTTTTACCTTGAGACgcaatatactttttttcttccATGTAGCCCTAAACAAAACAATGTACACAGGCTGAtcatatatttcatttcaattaCAATAATAAATTAGTCAACTCGTTAACAATTTCTTTGGTATGGTATTCATCTTAACACATGACGTATAAACGTGCTCGAACTATAATTCCTAACagataataatgtaaatatactTTGATACATATGTTTTGCACCACAAAATACTTGACCGAGTGATGGCTCctacttaaattcatttataCAACGCTGATAACTTTCTAAAAATAAGATATACATTTTAGGCTCTTGTCATATAACTGGGCGTTATATTGTTGGTTTCAATGTCATATTATTTGTTAGCAATTTCATTCAACAAGTGTATACTCATTAAATGTGTATAATGCACTATTTACAGGCTCTTCAGTGTAAACCATAAATGTCTAACGTACATCGACATGGCAGGCGTTGATGTAGTCGGAATGTGGTTCATCGGCGATTCTTTTGAGAATCACTCGAGAATGGTCGTCTGCAAGTACAAACACGTGATCCAATTATATTTCTTAAGCGCTATACATTTGGTAAAAGAGTTCGAACTTTTAATTTCGGCAAAACTAGTATAAATGTATTTCAACGATggtaacatcattataataaaaatgttattcttCAAAATTgtcatacaattaaatataatattgttattataaatattagtattctcatgtattatattaataattattattatttaaattataataataacaattacaaaaaGAACAAGAAAAACCAGATGAAAAAAAATACGAATATGagtaattacaataataatgatactggcattatcattataaatataataataatgattaatatagTTATTGTTAGTATtactatgattattattattattagtagtagtagtagtagtcgtagtagtagtagtagtagttgtagtagtagtggtagtagtagaagtagtagtagtagtagtagtagtagtagtagtagtagtagtagtagtagcagcagcaacagcagaagtagcagcagcaacagcagtagtagtagtagaagtagtagaagtagaagtagtagtagtagtagtagtagtagtagtagtagtagtagtagtagtagtagtagtagtagtagtagtagtagtagtagtagtagtagtagtagtagtagtagtagtagtagtagtagtagtagtagtagtagtcgtagtagtagtagtagtagtagtagtagtagtagtagtagtagtagtagtagtagtagtagtagtagtagtagtagttgtgtagtagtagtagtagtagtagtagtagtagtagtagtagtagtagtagtagtagtagtagtaaaacgCTTACATACAAGCTTGTTACAGTCAAATAATAAAgacataatgcattttgtataaacgaaatacattgtttattcacaatatataacaattaaataagaAGTTCATATTATTTAATACCCCATATATTTAAAGCGTCTTTGCTTTTTTATCCTGCTAATATCTAACTTACATGCATACATCTCCTTGTATCTATTTTTGCCTGTTGCTGCAGATGCTACAATCGTCGGATGTTGAAGACCATATGGTATTTTCTGTTACAAGCCGATTATTAATCAAAACGAAAGCAAtagatttgtttataatataaaaatagtttatttaaccATTGGACGTTTATGCGTTACTTCATTTTGATAAAACGACATTCTTTGAAAGTGATTGCTTacatttgaaattgaaaaaaaaatggaaaaaaaacatcatcGACATTGTACTAACTAAATGCACGGTCAATATTGCAGACTGCATTAATAACAACATTGCATTGGCATAACTGTTGCCAAGTCATATTATACTTACATCGAATTCTTGCTGGAAGATTGTTTTGTTCAAGTAGTTGTCTCGTACGAACTCTCGCAGTTTATCGACAGCAATTAGACGTATTTCAGTACGCTTACGTTCTCTATGTAGTGGTTCGCTGTTGTAGTAAAGGCCGTCTTCTTCTGGAGACCCTGTGTTTGCATACACTGCGTTTGAAATGTTTCCATGTTGGCCTTTCTGAAGTTTCGTCTTTGACGTTGTCGGCGTTTGGTCGATATCTGCAAAATCAGACAATTATTCAATACATTTGTGTTTATGACATATGCTTGggaaaaatgcaaatataaaaatatttattatgtttgcaAAACGGACAACTTACTAGAATCTGTGACATTCTGAAATGCAACAGGAATGTCGTCGAACAGGTGTCTGAAAAGAAGCGTTTACAGTTGTAAGCTTAAAGCAATAATTGTGATTTCATATTGAAGTCAAGTGCATGTCCACAGTGAATATAATTGCGTGCGTGTCCACAATTACAACAACAGAAACATGTGTATTTATCTATCAAGAGTGCGTAATATACaacatattgcaaaatgtttactagaaacaaaattgcaaaacgtaaatcacctttttgttggtGTTGAACGCCTTCTTCTAATTGCGAGTATTGATACAATTACGATTGCGATGACAACAAAAGCCCCAACCGAACCACCAACAGCTGGTCCCATGAGCTCAGACTGAATCACTGAAACCAGGACTTCAATGTATTTACCTTATTGTGAACATTAGTTTCATTTTATGTCTGATTGCGTTGCATAAGATACTTTGCACAGAAAAATAGTGTTTAAAGAAAACTGAAATAACGAAAGGGCCTTCCTTACGTTGTATCATACAAAGATCGCCAGCAAAGCCTTGTTTACAGCCTTGTGAACATATGCCGTTTATATGATGACACGCGCCACTACATTTGCCACATGCTGCTAAACAATTGCCTCCAAAGAAACCGACATCACATTTTAGATGATAGATGAGTGAATACAAagtttgttaatgtattattctGAGAACAGTGTGTTCgttgttaaaaacaaaaaaaatgtgaaCAAGAATATTGAAAATTAgcatgataaaattaaaaaaacattgcttTGACACAGTTTCGgcgttaacattattttattaacgaTCTTTTTTATCTTTTTCGGCGTAGAATttaaacccagcttttcatctgAGCTGACCTTTGTGAGcaaccaatcaatttgaatataaaatttcccgccgGTAAGCTTGAAACTTTTTAAGTTAGAAAACGTGATATCTACAAACATTTTTCATATTTACATCAATATGTTATTCAATCGACTTTCCATTTTTGGGAAGTATatggtatgaaaagggatactacagtgaGTTTACCAACGATGtcaactgcgtgttcagcatgaaaacAATGTATCTATAATAATAAGgcttgagagatagagcagtttaACCATTAAccctcgacatcaatacagtctGTGTGTGCCCCTTGATATTTAGAAGGTTGTCAGCGCCAGAGGGGTTGTACTtgaaggctgtgttctcatattcaGTAATTACTACGATAATGCATTCTGGTCACACGTATATTTAagatcatataagtattgttgATCAATAACCTGATAGAAGTTtgacgaaaatattttaatagtttgcGAAATTAACggttaaatatgtaaatgtataaagcgttacacaagccgtcgtttcagcagtaGAATCGTTATCTCATTTAAATGAATTGCATAACATATATCTTGTGTACAGATCTGCAttaattaacagttttttttaacataaGCTGATTATTAATGAACGGTATTATTGATGCTTTTCATAATGCAAGCAAATCAGCGTCGTGTTAATTTCAATGATTTTCTTACAATATTACTATGACATATTATATATAGAAAGTTCTGACTAGTATGCACAAAACAAGAGTTGTATTTAACCTTCAATGCACATCGTCCCGTTATATCCGGGTTCACATTCCCCGGGGCATAAGCCGGACAGTTTGTTACATGGCACCTTGTTTTTACAATGACCACACATTTTCGCACATGCAAGACAATACCGTTCACTTTCGCATTCTGTTTAGTAAACGTAAAGAATAACCTATATTCTTTTAATGAAGGAATGCGGGATGTTATCAGTATTTAATTGTGGACATCATTCTTATAGAGGAAAAGTATGTCGTGAAAGTTTTGTATTCACTAATAGCTTTTAGTAGAGTcgtaaatttttttttaacgaaGACATATTTTGTAAGACGTAATTTATAAAATGTCAATTATTATTCAAACTTTTAAGTGAAAATATTGTCAATAAGAATTGGAAATGGAGCATACCATCAATGCAGAGGGAACCTTTGTATCCTGCAGCACATCCATTAGGACACATACCGGAAGTCTTATTACAGGTAGCGTTGTTCAGACATTGACCACATTGGGTAATGCAGCCCTGGCCGTACCATCCGTTGTCGCAGGCTatgtaaacacattttcattGAAATCATCGCTGATTTATCATATTAACGGCGTcatcaaatataattatgtaaccTTTCGATGGTTAATCAACTAACGCGTTTTCCAAACAAAGTGTGAGGATTACATATTTCAGCACCAATGAAAAACGTATTTTTTCAATCTTCTTATCATTGATTACAAAATGAAAATTACCAGTAAAATAGACATCACTGAGGTTATTACGAGGTAACATTTACGTGCATGTGCTAGCTaggttttgtttttgtatgaaaaaacataattatgatttaaatatgttatttatggtatttaaatatattatttatgttatactcatttatcaaattttaataacaataaacaattaatGTAAGATACATAACATTTGGATATCATAATTATGTTACTAAAGTAAATTATTATATGTCCTGTAAATAAAACGGATGAAACAAGCACACACGCAAAATTACTTCACACTCGAGCAAACAACTTGTggtacttaaataaaataatataaagacATATAGACAAATGTGTTATCGTGATAAATTGCCAACTGTGATAATACAACGTTGACAAACttgtgaaaaataaaaacatttctaatACTGAACCATGCATgggttcatatttaaatattatattactaGAAATTTAGGGGGGACAACTTTAGTTGAACAAATCAGTTAGCCAGTAGAGAGCACAGGTTATCTCTCTCGACCAAGAAGCTGCGATAGTAAAAAGTCCACTTATGAATTAATTTAGCTGTATGCGCCTCCTTGGAAAATAAGTGTAATGGTAAcattcatcaccatcatcatcatcatcatcatcatcatcatcatcatcatcatcatcatcatcatcatcatcatcatcatcatcatcatcaccatcatcatcatcaccaccgtcatcatcatcatcatcatcatcatcatcatcatcatcatcatcatcatcatcatcatcatcatcatcatcatcatcatcaccaccaccatcaccatcatcatcatcagcagcagcagcagtagcatcatcagcatcaggatcatcatcatcattatcattatcatcatcatcatcataccaACCACCGTCAaacattaccaccaccaccatcataatcatcatcattatcatcaccaccaccatcatcatcatcatcattttgaagattatcataataaaaacattacacTATCATTTATCAGTTTAAAAGTTGCTATAATATTCAGATAATATTTAGAGAAAAGCAACATCAACATATGTTGAAAGGTTACACTTGAGCCTAAACTACACGCTTATAAAACACATCGCAGAGAAACTATTTGTAGCGAAATACCAAAACATTGTTCGAATTAAGCCGAGATGAAGTTAAAAAATATTCTGAGAAACTTTATCAAAGATCAGGTAAACATGCGACTTCTACAGTCTTtataaggttttaatatagcTTTATCCGGAAAACTTCCGCGCTCCTTGACTGCGATATTGTTTTACTGACTGGACTCAGTTTTGACATGGGccttaatatttatgtatttctttatattttctgAGAAATTTCGTAATGAGTGGACCACGCAAGTGCCTTCTAACGGGGCTTTCACTTTATTTCTATTTAGGGCAATGCCCAACGTCTGGTGACCATAAATGCAACACAACGAGATATCAACAtaacacattttctgaccaagtttcatgaagatttgacaagcAATGCGTTTTCTAGACTGATAACAAGGTTTAACCGTagtcatatacatattattgccCGGTCCCCTGACGTCCATGTTTTACAGACTTTAACCATTCTCGAACCTCGGCTGAGaaaaaacaaatttcatgaaggtaTGAAATAAAAGTGCattttaaagtgttaacaaggttttattttaCCCAAATATGTAAACTGCCCCACCCTTTGACGGCCATGTTGTTTAAACGACCGAAAAATTGTCCGAATTCGGATATATTTGATGTTCTGACGAAGTCTCATGAGATGGCAACTATAAAAGTTACGTCGAAATGCAATGAAGCTTTTTGAAAATTGTAACTAGTTAAATCCTTTTTTTGTTATTAACGTTATCTAGTTTCGTACTCAGCCaatatatcattaggacaaatattCTGCCCACGTTTCATGACGATCTgccaataattgtggcctctagatttTTACTAAGGTTAATGTTGACGACGGACTACGCACGAcaaacaacggacaaaaggcgatcacaaaagctagcCATGCTAAAATGTGTCTCAGCTGAGTCATTTCGAGTTATTAAGTTACAATTTTAACTATATTTTTAGGCCTGTAGTTCAAGAAACCACACCGTCTAACAAGATTTTATATAGATAAACTGCTTTAAACAAAGGTTTGTTTTGATATCAACAAAGTAGTGTTGTGCTTTAGTCctaaaattaaaagcaaatttAAACCTTGCTCTGACATGTATGTagtttacttatttattcattttggacgttcttaatgaatacattttaACATGCACTGAACATGTATAACATTTAATGGTGCTGATGTCGTTGATTGTTTTCTCTTTGGGCAAACAATTTAATGTCGTAATTTTTATTTGTGTCTTTAAATGTGACCAATGAATTTTTATATGATGACGTTCAACataccaactaattgtatatttattgataatttaCCGTCTGTGCACATTGTCCTTTTATATCCGGGCTCACATTCCGCTGGGCAGACGCCGGAAACCTTGTTACAGGGCACCTTATTTTGACAATAACcacacatgttctgacatctAAGACCATGTAATCCGTTTTCACATTCTGTTCAATGAATATTCACAAATAACTTTACATATGTAATTAAGTTCTGGCATCAATATTTTCGTCGTCACGTATTTGTCTGCAGTACAATTTAGTTTTACAATTTCTGGGTTGGTTCGTTGTCACTGAGAGCATATACATTTTGTACTGAAAACGTATCTTTAGCGTAAATGTGATTTTCTCATTAGCACGATTCAACCATTcggtttaaatattatttaaaataccgTTGTAAAAGAAAGATACAAGCACAAGAGGTTTATAAGgagtaaattattatttaatatttcaagTCAAAACACCGTCAATCGGAATCGGAAAAATGAACGTACCGTCTTTGCAGAGAGAACCTTTATATCCTGCAGCACATCCATCTGGACACACACCGGAAGTTTTATTACAGGCAGCTTTGTTCAGACATTTACCACATTCTGTCGAACAGTCTGGGCCGTACAGTCCGTTGTTGCAGGCTGTGTATATAAAGTGTACGTAACTTAGACGctacattattttctttaaaaatattaaactgaAATTATTTACTCTACAATTAAAACGTTGGCATCAACTGATAAATACTTCCGTTGTCGTTAAAGGTATAAAACTGTTGAAGAAAAGTATATTTAAGCGGAAGTGTCATAAGCGCACAAACAACCTTTCCAAGCAGTGCGGCGTCTGTGATTATAACATATGTACATACTTCATATGTAGACAA is from Dreissena polymorpha isolate Duluth1 chromosome 14, UMN_Dpol_1.0, whole genome shotgun sequence and encodes:
- the LOC127859008 gene encoding receptor-type tyrosine-protein phosphatase T-like, with translation MCGYCQNKVPCNKVSGVCPAECEPGYKRTMCTDACDNGWYGQGCITQCGQCLNNATCNKTSGMCPNGCAAGYKGSLCIDVIQSELMGPAVGGSVGAFVVIAIVIVSILAIRRRRSTPTKRHLFDDIPVAFQNVTDSNIDQTPTTSKTKLQKGQHGNISNAVYANTGSPEEDGLYYNSEPLHRERKRTEIRLIAVDKLREFVRDNYLNKTIFQQEFDKIPYGLQHPTIVASAATGKNRYKEMYAYDHSRVILKRIADEPHSDYINACHVDGYMEEKKYIASQGPVNPMVGDFWRMMWEQDVCIIVMATKLVEEGKMKCLKYWGKNKPIIHGNFAVTLSEEKCSSDYTIRTITVHEKVKPHVSRNVTQFHYTAWPDKSVPTSSTSLVQFWRKIRCHKREPKQPWLIHCSAGVGRTGTFIAMDYLYDQGKETGNIDIPQCVTNLRAQRVNMVQTASQYRYLYKLILEMLVLPSEPVTTEQISGENIGLKEQFLDLSTDESLFPDDNTYTSATTNENQSKNRSMDILAADNYRPYLSSHIPNTTDYINAVIMPSFKLPTRFIITQAPLEHSFVDFCRLICEKEIELIISFDESMSEEEKCLPGENETKSISGIRLTGVSCESKDGPEFYTRSFDLNLKQKTHRFSQIVYTGWSQTMKLPQSPRSFMDLLRHVRNVRRSEAPILVQCLNGADKSGLFVVIWTLLEHVEIDGEVSIPRVVRHLRLRRKQIIPTFDQFKFCADCIALDDANTYANVQKVSS